The Xanthomonas sp. DAR 80977 nucleotide sequence GCTGGCAGGACGCGGAAGTGGTGGTGGACGGCAATCTCATCACCAGTCGCAAGCCGGACGACATCCCGGCCTTCGCCGCGGCGGTGGCCAAGGCGCTGGGCTGAGCCGGCGCCAGCGTCCGCAACGATAGACGGCGGCCTGCGGGCCGCCGCTTTTATGTAGGAGGGGCTTCAGCCCCCGACCGGGAATGAACAGTCGGGTCGCTCGAGCCGAGAATCGATCGAGTCGAGCAACGTGTCGCGGCTGAAGCCGTTCCTACGGTGCACCCAGTCGGCTGGCCGCATTCCCTGTAGGAGCGGCTTCAGCCGCGACGGACGGCATCCGAAGCCAGACGCCGTCCGCTACCGATTCGGTTCCGGCAGCGCTCCCTGTCGATCGTCGCGGCGAAGACGCCTTGCGACTCGCACCGAGGCCGATGCTCAAGCTCCTTCTCCGCACCGGTCCGCGGGGCGCAGCGTCACCGCATCACCTGCAGCGGCGCAGCCTCACTGCCCCGACAGCGCGCCGGCCGGCACCAGCTGGCCGATGTCCTGATTGAAATGCACCACAAGCTTGCCGTTCTCCACCGCCGCCGATTCGATCTGCACGTTGCCCATCACCGCGGCCAGCGCCGGATCCAGCTTGTAGATCGGTTCCTTGCGCGCGTAGTCGCCCAGCCAGGCATTGAGCAGCTCGCGGGTGTTGGCGTCGAGCTTGCCGCCGTTGGCGGCCGGGCGGAAGTCGTCGATGGTCGGCGATTGCAGGTGGAAGCCCTGGGTCTGCTGTTCGTAGCGCAAGCCGCTGGTCAGCAGCACCGTGCCCAGCGGCGTCGGTGCGCCACCGCCGGTGGCCATGCTCAGGTCGAACTGCATCTTCAGGCGGTCGCCCGGCGGCAGCGACAGCTTGGGATCGCGGATGGTCATCTTGACCAGGCCGCCGAGCGCCTTGTGCGTCTGCGGGAAGCTGCCGTCCAGGTAGTGCTGCACGTCGGCGGCGCCGACGCTGACCTGCCTGCCCTGGATCGTCGGCTCGGCCTGCAGTTGGGATGCGGCAGCGAGAAGCAGCAGCGCGGCGGCGCGCAAGGTCGGCAGGCGGAGCTTCATGAGGAGTGATGCCTTGGCGGAGTCAGGGGGTCAACATAACCGCAGCGGGTGAATGCGCGATTAGCGGAAAAGGGCGGTGGTGGCGATCCGCCCACGCATGCGGGGGCCGATCGGCTCACGCGGCTGGCGGCGCCAGCCGCGCCAGGATCGCATCCAGCGACGGACGCAGCGGCGCCAGCAGCGCCTGCGCCTCGCTGTCGCTGCGCTCGCTGAGCCCGCGCAGCAGCTGCGTGCCGATGGTCAGCGCGGCGCGTTCGTCGCCACGCAGGCCGGGATGGCGCTGCGCGGCTTCGAGCAGGCGCATCCAGTCCTGCCGGCAGCGGGCCTCGAATTCGATGGTGCAGCGGCCTTGGCATTGCAGCCCGTCGGCCTCGATCGGCGTGACGGTGATGCGGTAGCGTTGGGTGGCGGTCATGGGCGTGCGCACGGCAAGTGGGTGATCCCAAGATAGGCTCCGTGCGCCGCGACCACGATAGGGGTGGCCGCGACGCTCTGTTCCGTTCAGCGCGCCGCGCGCAGCAGCGGCAGCGGATCGTAGGCGCCGCCTTCGGCGTAGACCCCGTAGTGCAGGTGCGGCGGCGTGCCGCGGGCATTGCCGCTGTCGCCGACTTCGCCCAGCGGGTCGCCGGCCTCGACCAGGTCGCCGACCTGCAGGCCGGGCGCCCAGTCCTGCAGATGCGCGTAGTAATGGCGTTGCCGGGCCGGACCCATGACCCAGACCTGGCGGCCGCCGAGGCCGCGGTCGGCGACCGCGACGACGATGCCGCGGGTCGCCGACAGCACCGGCGTGCCGCGTTTGGCGAAGATGTCCACGCCGGCGTGCTGGCGATCGCGCCCGCGCGGCGCGCCGAAGGTGGCGGCGACGCGGCGCGGGTCCACGCCCTGCACC carries:
- a CDS encoding DUF1439 domain-containing protein, whose protein sequence is MKLRLPTLRAAALLLLAAASQLQAEPTIQGRQVSVGAADVQHYLDGSFPQTHKALGGLVKMTIRDPKLSLPPGDRLKMQFDLSMATGGGAPTPLGTVLLTSGLRYEQQTQGFHLQSPTIDDFRPAANGGKLDANTRELLNAWLGDYARKEPIYKLDPALAAVMGNVQIESAAVENGKLVVHFNQDIGQLVPAGALSGQ
- a CDS encoding DUF3861 family protein; this translates as MTATQRYRITVTPIEADGLQCQGRCTIEFEARCRQDWMRLLEAAQRHPGLRGDERAALTIGTQLLRGLSERSDSEAQALLAPLRPSLDAILARLAPPAA
- a CDS encoding M23 family metallopeptidase; the encoded protein is MTAPASPARRLRRWMLRVALLASTGLALAWAWQQPWALRARVGWELARQPPPTALRMPVQGVDPRRVAATFGAPRGRDRQHAGVDIFAKRGTPVLSATRGIVVAVADRGLGGRQVWVMGPARQRHYYAHLQDWAPGLQVGDLVEAGDPLGEVGDSGNARGTPPHLHYGVYAEGGAYDPLPLLRAAR